The nucleotide sequence ctctgctcagcggggagcctgcttccccctttccctctctctctgcctacttgtgatctctttctctgtcaagtaaataaataaaatatttttttaaaaaaggattataagTTGTGATTCACTTTTCTGAATGAAAGGAACAAACCCTGAATGAAAAGAAGGAATGATAGTgggaacttatttttaaatcGATGGTCAGGAAAGGCCATTCTGAGGAAATGGTTTCTTGCAGGATGAAAAGCAGCAGCCACTAGGGTGAGGGCCATTCCAAGCAGAGACAAGAAAGTGtgtgataggggtgcctgggtggctcagtgggttgggcctctgccttcggcttgggtcatggtctcagggtcctgggattgggcgccacattaggctctctcctcagcggggagcctgcttcccccactctctctgcctgcccctctgcctacttgtgatctctctctctgtcaaataaataaataaaatcttaaaaaaaaaaagtgtgtggggcgcctgggtggctcagtgggttaaagcctctgcctttggctcaggtcatgatcccagggtcctgggatcgagccccgcatcgggctctctgctccgcggggagcctgcttcctcctctctctctgcctgcctctttgcctagttgtgatttctctctgtctaataaataaaatattttttttaaaaaagtgtgtgaTAGTTCTGAAACTGGAAAGTTGTCAAGATCTATTAGCAGTCAGACAAAAGGTCAGTGTGGCTGCTGGGTTGGACAGGTAGGTGAAGCTACACCATgcagtatctttttaaattttttttaataagtagacCGGGCAAGTGTCTTCCTGGATTTGGAAGGATTTTGGAATTTATTCAAAATACAGTGGGAAGTCATTACAGGTTGTAAGTTAATGAGGAGATAATTGCGAAGACATTGGATCCAtagtattttaaaaggaattatttGCTCCCAGGATTCAAGTGACATGTATTGAGTATTGTTGTACCAAGTATTATTCTAAGAATTTTCACATCCCATTCAATTCTCACCATAGACCTGTGAGAGAGGTATTACTATTCTCATTATCACTTTCTTACTGATGAAACAATAGttgctcagagaggttcagtaacttgcccCAAATTATAAAACCCAGAAGACATggatttaagatttattttcacTTGATTCACGGCCTCTGCTCATTCCATTAGATAATCTAATAGTTGCTCAGGCCCCAACATccacaatattctttttttttttttttgaaaagttaaaaattccttaattttttattcctgGTACCACTACCACAATTTACAGGGCAATATAcctgatgtaatgaaaagaaaaagaaaaagacaaagctacaacagataaaagacctcaggAATGTACATCTAATTGACACTACATTGCATTAATCAATTGCTGCACTTTTTGCAAACTGTGGCTATGACAGTCCTGAGCAAGAAGGGTTTCCTGTCTAAGCTGCAGTAACTTTTCTGACTATGGATCATCGTTCCTTCTGTGGCAGATTTTTACAGTTCCTCTAATGCATTTGGGACGACTGTCTCAAAAGTTTCCACCACGGCCAAAGTTACCACCACCTCCAAAGTTTCCTCCACGACCCATGAAGTTGCCAGATCCACCTCCACGACCTCTTTGTGATCCAGCAGACTGCATTTCTGGTTTAGAAAGGGCCTTTTTCACTTCACAATTATGCCCATTAATAGTGTGGTATTTCTGAACAACAATTTTATCAACTGTATCATGATCATCAAAAGTTACAAAAGCAaatcctctcttttttccactctgcCTGTCTTCCATAACTTCTCTGGTTTCAATCTTGCCATACTTTTCAAAGTAGTCTCTCAAATTATACTCTTCTGTATCTTCTTTAATACCACCAGCAAAAATTTTCTTCACTGTTAGATGGGCACCAGGCTTTACAGAATCCTCTCTAGAAACAGCTCTCTTTGGTTCCACTACACGCCCATCAACCTTGTGTGGTAGGGCACACATTGCTGTATCCACCTCTTCAACCCAAGAGTAAgtcacaaaaccaaaacccctgGAACGTTTTGATTGGGGGTCTCTCATCACCACACAATCTGTAAGTGTAccccatttttcaaaatgttctcttAAACTATCATCTGTAGTTTCAAAGCTCAAACCACCAATAAACAGTTTTCTCAACTGCTCTGGTTCCTTTGGATCATGGCCCTCCATTTTGAGACCGGACTCACCTCTTCCAACTCGAGTTCAATATGGGACCGAGAGGCCCCAATATTCTTGactcctctctgtttctcataTATCCGTATCATGTCCATTAGCAATTCCTGACACCTTTACCTCCAAAATCTAACCACTTGTCACCATCTGCTGCCACCCTGACCTAAGCCACGATTGCTTCTTCCCTACATTCCTACAATTGTCTCCtaactgttttcttcttccttctaccCTTGCATTCCTATCTTGTTTTCCACCCAGCAGGCAgaataaagcttttaaaacataaatcataTCATAAAATATGTCATTCCTCCAGTAGCTTTCCATCTCAGAATAAAAGCCTACAATGACTTATAAGTCCTTATAaagtctgcctcctcctctcccacttccttgaCATCTCCTACCTCTCTCCCTTAGCTCGCTCTTTTAAGCTACACTGGTCTCCTTCACAAGGAAACTTTTGTCTCAGGGCCCTTAGATTTGCTGTacctctgcctggaattctcCTTCTTGTCATATTTGTAtagctttctctttcccttcttttatgTCTCAGCTCATGGAGTCCTTTCTGACCATCTTTTCTAAACTAAAAAATTCTGCTCAAACCACAATTTCCATCTCCCATACCTCCTCTCTGATTCTTCATAATCCTATTACCATTTGGTACACTacctgtttacttatttatttattgtttgccCCATTCCTAACCCCTACCCTTTAGAGCCCAAGTCCCATGAGgacaggaattttattttattttctgttcttagaaCATGGTTTTCGGCTCCTAGAAcactgtctggcacatagtaggtactcaatgaaCAGTGAACAGGTGACTAAAGAACAAAGCCTATTTGTTCAATGACCGAATGAACAGAAAGTCAAAGTCAATCTTCTGAGGATGGGAAAACACTTTGTAAACCAAGAAGTGGTGTGGAAGTTTATTTCTTTCAGTTGGTTCTTTGGTTTCTAAGCCTTAAGAACCACTTCTGAAATCCTTAACTAAATTGGGTGGACCCAAATGATCTTGGTTTATGAATTATGAATTATGAAATGCTGCCTTTTGGTAGGCCACCAACTACATAACTGGTATTGCCAGGGAATCCAGTCTTGTCTTCCTCACCTTCTTCAGTTTACTGGCAAAGCCAGCAAGAACCCCTTCTCTTTTCTAAGGCACACTTGTATGCCTTTAGGTTTTTAGAGTTTTTATTCTGGGCAATGGGAGTGATGGTTGATGCTCTACCTGCGGTTGGGATTCTATACAGGGAAAGTCTTCAATTAAATCAAGCAGTATTGAATTCTTAATTGACACAaatgagacagacagacagctggaggagtgggggagggatagggagCAGGTGCTCTGCAtaatggagaaatggagaaagaagagggacAGAATATAAATTCAAACTGATGTTGGAGAAGCTCACTTGTGAGTCTAGATTTTGTACCATGAGAACGGTTAAGTTTTGCCACAGCTTACTTTACATACAGTGGAACGGATTCAGTGTCATCTCTGCCAAGGTTAAGGCAACAGGTTTCAAATGTTTATGCCATTTCAGCCACCCTGATGGCCAAATCTGCCTCTTTTCAGGTACTGTTATTTGTGAGAATCACTCTTGGTAAagcctgggtttttgttttttttttttgttttttcaagataaCCTATCAGATCGTGtttgaataaaagaaaacactttttaaattccGTTTCTCAAATAAAGGGATTCTCAGTGCCTGAGTTAGGAAGGTGAAGGAAAGCGTATTTCCAGATCTTTAAATGCCAgatagaggggacattcctgCAGAGAAGGCATGTCCTTGACAACTCTGGAATTTCCTCTGAGAACGTTGGGGGCATTTTTCCTCTCAGCACCCTCTTGATCAGAGCTTTGACTCCCCAGCTTAGACAATTCTTCTCTGTATCCATGGGAATTGCTCCCATAATTAGCAGTGTCTCCTGCCTGGAACACAGACAAGTAAATGTTCAAACCTGGCAGCTGATCCTGGGAAGGAGAGCTGATTAAATCTTCCCTGTTGAGAGGCACCTCTTTGATTCGTATGTGACACCTACATCCTCCACCTCAGGTTTGTCTGGGGAAAGCAGTTTCACAGTTCCATGTCTTCATAACCAGAGACCCTAATATTTAAAGATGCATTTGATCTTCTTAAAAGGAGACTACTGGTTTCCTAAGTCAAGCGACTTAGGAAAATGCATAGGTGATTTTTCCTCCCTCCTGGCCCCTTCTCCACTAAACACCACCCTGTATCTGCTGTGATGAAAGCTCCTGCTGCACAGGTATCATCAAATGCCAGGGGCCTTGAGAAATAAAAGGAGTTCAGAACCCAGCTAAGTACACATAAGTATTAACTACAAATGTTAAGAGTGAAAAGAGTGGGCAAACTATTTCTTCAGAAGTTTTAGGAAGACAGGCTGGTACCGTCAAGCCCCAAAGTGAACGCTCCTGGTGATATTCCGTTCCAGGAAAGCTTTCTACGGGAGGAGGTGTATTCTTATCTGGTTGGAGCTAGGATTATGTACTACCATTCAAACGCGTTCAGGAGAGACATCCATTTTCTTCTGACATCAAGGCAGCTTTTAAGTTTATCCAGATTTATTTTGGTTGGTGCAATAAAAAAGCCAGGTTGGAGAATTATGTCTAACAAAAATAAAGCCATTGTATGTTTAAAGTTTCCCACTGAAAAGCCTGCTTTTAAAGCAGTTTGCTGCTTCTCAGCCTAGCCATCTCGCAATACTTGCATTCAGGCAGGTTGGCTGTGAACAAAGCAAATTTGCTTCACACACAACAGCCTAAACCTACACTCTCAGGACAAAAGTTTTCCTTAGCAGTGTTTTGTACATGGCTCTGGTTAAGGGCCATTCACTTACCTCCAACCTCTTTCTCCTAGGAGACAAAGGCACCTTTGGGCTACAGTGACACGGGAGAGCTAGAATCAGATTTGTTATCGACATTGCAGCCTTCAATTTCAGTAGGAGGCTAAATGTGTCTATTCCAGCCACAGGAAGGCAGTCTTTATAACCCCTGGAGCACTTGGCCAATTATGCACCTGCAAATATACCATACAGGACATTTCAGGTTCCTAAGCACTTTGAAAACCGATACTTAAACAGTCTCGAGGGATCCTATCACCCACCTCGAATAATAGCTGCTTTGGAATCTGTTGTTGgcaccagaaaaagaaagactccTCTGAAGTCATTCTAAAGCCATTTTTATTGTGCGTTTTCAAACAAAGAACCTCACCAAAAGAACTTCTGTTACAAAATCAGGGTAGAAAGTCAAACTCATCTCATCTAAGAGTCAATTACCCTGGCAATTTTGTGAAGGGATGGGAAATGAGTGCTAGGGGAGAGAATTGTGAGGAGTGGGTGGGATTGGGCTTTTAAAATTCCCTGAGTGAGAAGGGTGTTCCTACTGACTCTAAACTCTAACAATTACAACAGAAGGGCCTCTGTGACTTTCTGGCTATAAacttttttatgattattaactGGGGAAATCTAGAATATGTGGAATTTCAacctccatttccttctttctgagaaATGAGGTTTTGCACAGAGTGTAATAACCTAAGGCTTGGAATTTATATTGGTTACCTTGATATTCCTTGCTGAAAAGCCACCTTCTTACTTGTCTTACTTCTAATAAGGAAGCAGATGCCTACATGCTGTTTATCTCAGGAAAGAAATACATGTGGGAAAAGAAGCAATTTTCTTCTCATTGCAATCAAATTAAGTCATGACCACCTGTTGTGGGGTTATTCTGCCATCTGCTGttcaaaagagaaataacagcAGACAAACGGGATGGATGAGGTAAGACGTCCCCAAGTTGATGAAGGGTATTGGCACAGCTAAAATCTTCCTTCTTTTAAGAGTatcactttctttttattattgggAGGTAGAGAAAATGGGATTCATAGAAGGAATGCTTATGGAGGGTCTCAGAAATGCGGGTATAATCCTTTTTGAAAACAACTGGCAGTATTTTATCAAGAGTTGTAGAATGTTCTTCACCTTGACTTAATCATTCCACCCCTGCAAACCTGTTCTAGTGGGTGAATTCAAAATT is from Meles meles chromosome 1, mMelMel3.1 paternal haplotype, whole genome shotgun sequence and encodes:
- the LOC123951728 gene encoding heterogeneous nuclear ribonucleoprotein A3-like, which produces MEGHDPKEPEQLRKLFIGGLSFETTDDSLREHFEKWGTLTDCVVMRDPQSKRSRGFGFVTYSWVEEVDTAMCALPHKVDGRVVEPKRAVSREDSVKPGAHLTVKKIFAGGIKEDTEEYNLRDYFEKYGKIETREVMEDRQSGKKRGFAFVTFDDHDTVDKIVVQKYHTINGHNCEVKKALSKPEMQSAGSQRGRGGGSGNFMGRGGNFGGGGNFGRGGNF